A genomic segment from Cyprinus carpio isolate SPL01 chromosome A22, ASM1834038v1, whole genome shotgun sequence encodes:
- the LOC122134976 gene encoding scaffold attachment factor B2-like, translating into MCPDLNGSILPLKSQEERGLSMDVKSKGEPVISVENKKQRTHKERKDILSLDQIKEQRERERQRQREREIREVERRRHSGERDRDSRSERERIRLFREREEKERLMRKRNWLEVEKAATECRSHGA; encoded by the exons ATGTGTCCAGATCTTAATGGTTCAATCTTGCCATTAAAGAGCCAGGAGGAGAGAGGACTGTCGATGGATGTTAAGTCAAAAGGAGAGCCAGTCATCAGCGtggaaaacaaaaagcaaagaacGCA CAAGGAGAGGAAGGACATTTTGTCGCTTGACCAGATcaaagagcagagagagagggagcgtcAAAGGCAGAGGGAACGAGAGATTAGAGAGGTGGAGAGACGCAGACACTCTGG tgaGCGAGACCGCGACAGCCGTTCGGAGCGAGAGCGTATCCGCCTCTTCAGGGAgcgggaggagaaggagaggttGATGAGGAAGCGCAACTGGCTGGAAGTGGAGAAAGCAGCGACTGAATGCCGATCGCATGGAGCGTGA